The Methylotenera sp. G11 genome includes a window with the following:
- a CDS encoding D-sedoheptulose 7-phosphate isomerase, whose protein sequence is MKYVEYLKGEHSAHMAMFNALEPLFPLISDVGIAIQDTIRNGGKILLMGNGGSAADSQHIAAEIVGRFKKERKGLPAIALTTDTSILTSVGNDYGYDYIFARQVEALCRPEDMVIGITTSGNSANVVRAIEAARDIGATTVGLTGGTGGKLSALCNYNIVVPSGVTARIQEAHIFIGHSLCEILES, encoded by the coding sequence ATGAAATATGTTGAATATTTAAAAGGCGAACACAGCGCGCACATGGCGATGTTCAATGCACTGGAACCTTTATTCCCGCTAATTAGTGATGTTGGCATTGCCATACAGGACACGATCAGGAACGGCGGCAAGATTCTGCTCATGGGCAACGGCGGCAGTGCCGCTGACAGCCAGCATATCGCGGCCGAGATTGTCGGCCGCTTTAAAAAAGAACGCAAAGGCCTGCCGGCCATCGCGCTTACTACAGACACGTCGATCCTGACTTCGGTAGGCAACGACTACGGCTACGACTATATTTTTGCGCGCCAGGTCGAAGCCCTGTGCCGTCCGGAAGACATGGTCATCGGCATTACCACCAGCGGCAATAGCGCAAACGTCGTGCGCGCGATCGAGGCCGCCAGGGACATAGGCGCAACCACAGTGGGCCTGACCGGCGGCACCGGCGGCAAACTCAGCGCACTGTGCAATTACAACATCGTCGTGCCTTCCGGCGTGACCGCGCGTATTCAGGAAGCACATATCTTTATCGGGCATTCGCTTTGTGAAATCTTAGAATCCTGA
- a CDS encoding DUF6625 family protein, translating to MNSICIVIPYFGKWPVWMPYYLETCRFNNTVNWIFYTDCGTPENLPSNVRVVETAYRDYCALVSQRLGIQFYPENPYKLCDIKPLLGYIHADALQGFDFWGFGDIGLVYGDLRAYFNQSRLNRNDLLSTHARRVSGHLCLLRNTEQMRTAYQRVKNWRFLISNPEHVAFDEKAFSKLFLRHKNSPAIVRFAAGLVDPWLRKAEFAEAYTTPNAKLEWIDGTKNFPVRWFWRKGVLANDIDGDRVFPYFHFAVWKTVWANRLNAAGAGVTACDSIDAFSLSEHGIEEIRA from the coding sequence ATGAATAGTATCTGTATTGTGATTCCGTATTTTGGTAAATGGCCGGTATGGATGCCTTATTACCTGGAAACCTGCCGTTTCAATAACACTGTAAACTGGATCTTTTATACGGATTGCGGGACGCCGGAAAATTTACCGTCGAATGTACGTGTTGTCGAAACTGCTTACCGCGATTATTGCGCTTTAGTTTCACAGCGGCTGGGCATACAGTTTTATCCTGAGAACCCGTATAAACTCTGCGATATCAAACCGCTGCTTGGCTATATACATGCGGATGCGCTGCAGGGATTCGATTTTTGGGGGTTCGGGGATATTGGCCTGGTCTATGGCGATCTCAGGGCTTATTTTAACCAGAGCCGGCTTAACCGCAATGATCTGTTGTCGACCCACGCGCGCCGCGTGTCCGGGCATCTATGCCTGCTCAGGAATACAGAGCAGATGCGTACGGCATATCAGCGAGTGAAGAACTGGAGGTTCCTGATCTCAAACCCCGAGCATGTTGCTTTTGATGAAAAAGCGTTCAGCAAGTTATTTCTGCGCCATAAGAATTCGCCTGCCATCGTCCGTTTTGCGGCAGGCTTGGTAGATCCATGGCTGAGAAAGGCTGAGTTCGCAGAAGCCTACACAACGCCAAACGCAAAACTGGAATGGATTGATGGCACGAAAAATTTTCCTGTCAGGTGGTTTTGGCGTAAAGGGGTTTTAGCTAACGATATAGATGGCGACAGGGTTTTCCCATACTTTCATTTCGCTGTGTGGAAAACTGTCTGGGCGAATAGGCTGAATGCTGCGGGCGCCGGCGTAACAGCATGCGATAGCATCGACGCATTTTCCCTGTCAGAGCACGGGATTGAAGAAATCAGGGCATAG
- the edd gene encoding phosphogluconate dehydratase, which produces MKQSHIEVTERIIEKSRPTRTAYLQRIDDIVNRPRGADRLGCANVAHAFAAMPTNDKLRVVVEKAPNIGIITAYNDMLSAHQPYVNYPDIIRDEAHKYGATVQVAGGVPAMCDGITQGEPGMELSLFSRDTIAMGTAIGLSHDVFDAALLLGVCDKIVPGLLIGALKFGHLPCVFVPSGPMSTGIDNTTKSKVREQYAQGKVGRQELLDSESAAYHGAGTCTFYGTANSNQMLMEAMGLHVPGAAFVHPHDGLRELLTREAVKMVLANVKSRNFTPIGRMVDEYVIVNAMVALLATGGSTNHLIHWVAIARAAGIIIDWTDFYHLAKTTPLLASVYPNGKADVNEFQSAGGPAFVIRELIEAGYMFPDVLTVAHGGLREYGKLPVKEENKLVWKDLPKESSDETIVRTAQFPFNESGGLRLLKGNLGRSVIKISAVPEDRHIIEAPAIVFDAQEELLAAFDRGELEKDFVAVVRFQGPKANGMPELHKLTPPMAVLQNKGFKVAIVTDGRMSGASGKIPAAIHLTPEASAGGPIAKIRDGDIIRLNATVGMVNVLVDEDEWAEREVAELSDSKRQNNSHGMGRELFGGMRKNVLSAEEGAVTWL; this is translated from the coding sequence ATGAAACAATCCCATATAGAAGTTACTGAACGTATCATAGAGAAAAGTCGCCCGACGCGTACGGCTTATTTGCAGCGTATCGATGATATCGTGAATCGCCCCCGCGGTGCAGACCGCCTTGGCTGTGCCAATGTGGCCCATGCGTTTGCTGCCATGCCGACTAACGATAAATTGCGTGTCGTGGTGGAGAAGGCGCCTAATATCGGGATCATTACCGCATACAACGATATGCTTTCAGCCCACCAGCCTTATGTGAACTACCCTGACATTATCCGTGATGAAGCCCACAAGTATGGCGCTACCGTACAGGTTGCCGGTGGTGTGCCTGCAATGTGTGACGGCATCACGCAAGGTGAGCCTGGCATGGAACTGTCATTGTTCAGCCGCGATACCATCGCCATGGGTACTGCAATCGGCTTATCCCATGATGTGTTTGATGCTGCGCTGCTATTGGGCGTGTGCGACAAGATCGTACCGGGCCTGCTGATCGGCGCATTGAAGTTCGGTCACCTGCCATGCGTATTCGTGCCATCCGGCCCGATGAGCACAGGTATCGACAACACGACCAAATCAAAAGTGCGTGAACAATATGCACAGGGTAAGGTCGGCCGCCAGGAGCTGCTGGACTCAGAGTCTGCGGCTTACCACGGTGCCGGCACCTGTACTTTTTACGGCACTGCCAATAGTAACCAGATGCTGATGGAAGCGATGGGCTTGCATGTACCGGGCGCAGCCTTCGTACATCCGCATGACGGCCTGCGTGAACTGCTCACGCGTGAAGCGGTGAAAATGGTGCTGGCGAATGTGAAAAGCAGGAATTTCACGCCGATTGGCCGCATGGTGGATGAGTATGTGATCGTGAATGCAATGGTGGCATTGCTGGCTACCGGCGGCTCAACCAATCATTTGATCCACTGGGTTGCGATTGCACGCGCAGCGGGCATTATCATCGACTGGACCGACTTCTACCACCTGGCTAAAACCACGCCATTGCTGGCGAGTGTTTACCCTAACGGCAAGGCCGATGTGAATGAGTTCCAGTCTGCGGGCGGTCCTGCTTTTGTGATCCGTGAGTTGATCGAAGCCGGCTACATGTTCCCGGATGTGCTGACTGTTGCACACGGCGGTTTGCGTGAATACGGTAAGTTACCGGTCAAAGAAGAGAATAAACTGGTATGGAAAGACCTGCCGAAAGAAAGCAGCGATGAAACGATCGTGCGTACGGCACAGTTCCCGTTCAATGAATCCGGCGGCCTGCGCCTGCTCAAGGGCAACCTTGGCCGCAGCGTGATCAAGATCTCAGCCGTGCCGGAAGACCGTCATATTATTGAAGCACCGGCGATCGTATTCGATGCGCAGGAAGAACTGCTGGCCGCATTTGACCGCGGTGAGCTGGAAAAAGACTTTGTGGCCGTTGTGCGCTTCCAGGGTCCTAAAGCCAATGGCATGCCCGAGCTGCATAAACTGACACCGCCGATGGCTGTGCTGCAGAACAAAGGCTTCAAGGTGGCGATTGTGACGGATGGCCGCATGAGCGGTGCATCAGGCAAGATTCCGGCCGCGATTCATTTGACGCCGGAAGCCTCAGCCGGCGGTCCGATTGCTAAGATCCGCGATGGCGATATTATCCGCCTCAATGCGACTGTCGGCATGGTGAACGTGCTGGTAGATGAAGATGAATGGGCAGAGCGTGAAGTGGCAGAACTTTCTGACAGCAAGCGCCAGAATAATTCTCACGGCATGGGCCGCGAGTTGTTTGGCGGTATGCGGAAAAATGTATTATCTGCCGAAGAAGGCGCCGTTACCTGGTTGTAA
- a CDS encoding glycosyltransferase, whose amino-acid sequence MQVLQICHCYYPPFLDCARQYSTLFSGTGFKVVTVYLTGEPSEEVARATCSDEVIFLGYKSSQVRGLKLKAIAQIREILARGTFKFCIAHRSKPTYVALLASQLPVISIHHNYDDFGRFTRRFLVNLFRSRLLLLGVSDSVRDEMRASLPKWPHRQIETLYNRIDVAAVQSQFLSRQAAREFLGLPPDSWIIGNVGRLHHDKDQATLLRGFKNALGSLPADSLLVIMGKGPLEKDLKQLALDLGIAQSVVFTGNVADGRKYFKAFDVFALTSDHEPFGMVLLEAMAAALPLVCSDCGGGAEVVRGVGTLFPFGDDQALAACMLAEYRNRENVNAAQILQQLQERFSDEAVRSRFWDLPFVRRLLNNQSI is encoded by the coding sequence TTGCAAGTATTACAGATCTGCCATTGTTACTATCCGCCTTTTCTTGATTGCGCACGGCAATATTCAACGCTTTTTTCCGGCACGGGCTTCAAAGTGGTGACGGTTTACCTGACCGGTGAGCCGAGTGAAGAAGTCGCACGGGCTACGTGTTCTGATGAAGTGATTTTTCTGGGCTATAAAAGCAGCCAGGTGCGTGGGCTGAAACTGAAAGCGATTGCCCAGATCAGGGAAATCCTGGCACGCGGCACGTTCAAGTTCTGCATCGCCCATCGCTCCAAACCAACTTATGTCGCCTTGCTTGCCAGCCAGCTGCCCGTGATCAGCATTCATCATAATTATGACGATTTTGGCAGATTCACGCGGCGTTTCCTGGTCAACCTGTTCCGTAGCCGCCTGCTCCTGCTCGGGGTGTCGGATTCCGTGCGCGATGAGATGCGTGCAAGCCTGCCCAAGTGGCCCCATCGCCAGATTGAAACTTTATATAACCGCATCGATGTTGCGGCAGTACAGTCACAATTCCTGTCCAGGCAGGCGGCCAGGGAATTTCTGGGCTTGCCGCCAGACAGCTGGATTATCGGCAATGTAGGCAGGCTGCATCACGATAAAGACCAGGCAACCTTATTGCGCGGCTTTAAAAATGCCTTGGGCAGCTTGCCGGCCGATAGTTTGCTTGTCATCATGGGAAAAGGCCCGCTGGAGAAAGACCTGAAACAGCTGGCGCTTGACCTGGGTATTGCACAATCTGTCGTGTTCACAGGGAATGTTGCGGATGGCCGAAAATACTTTAAGGCCTTTGATGTTTTTGCGCTGACATCGGATCATGAACCGTTTGGTATGGTGTTGCTGGAGGCGATGGCCGCGGCTTTACCCCTGGTTTGCAGTGATTGTGGAGGCGGCGCGGAAGTCGTGCGCGGGGTCGGTACATTGTTTCCCTTCGGTGATGATCAAGCGCTGGCTGCCTGCATGCTCGCCGAATATCGCAACAGGGAAAATGTCAATGCCGCGCAGATATTGCAGCAACTGCAAGAACGCTTTTCAGATGAGGCGGTTCGGAGCCGCTTCTGGGACTTGCCATTTGTTCGCCGGCTGTTAAATAATCAATCAATATGA
- the eda gene encoding bifunctional 4-hydroxy-2-oxoglutarate aldolase/2-dehydro-3-deoxy-phosphogluconate aldolase yields MSTLDLANHGPVIPVIVINKVEDAVPMAEALLEGGIKVLEVTLRTSCALAGMEEIAKRVPDAILGSGTVRSLKDAQASKDVGCKFAVSPGYTSELGQFARQIGLPLLPGVSTGSEIMMANADDYYFLKLFPAVAVGGINLLKGFAGPFADVKFCPTGGVTVESAPQFLALPNVVVCGGTWLTPADAVARKDWAHITKLAKEASAITAAK; encoded by the coding sequence ATGAGTACATTAGATTTGGCCAACCACGGCCCGGTAATTCCAGTCATCGTGATCAACAAAGTAGAAGATGCCGTACCGATGGCTGAGGCCTTGCTTGAAGGCGGTATTAAAGTGTTGGAAGTGACATTGCGCACTTCATGCGCGTTGGCCGGTATGGAAGAGATCGCCAAGCGTGTTCCGGATGCGATTTTAGGCTCAGGCACTGTGCGTAGCCTGAAAGATGCACAAGCTTCTAAAGATGTAGGCTGCAAATTTGCAGTGAGCCCAGGTTATACCAGCGAACTGGGTCAGTTTGCGCGTCAGATCGGTTTGCCGTTATTGCCAGGCGTTTCAACCGGTTCTGAGATCATGATGGCGAATGCTGATGATTACTACTTCCTGAAACTGTTCCCGGCTGTGGCTGTAGGTGGCATTAACCTGCTGAAAGGCTTTGCCGGCCCGTTTGCTGATGTGAAATTCTGCCCTACCGGCGGTGTTACAGTCGAAAGCGCACCGCAGTTCCTGGCATTGCCTAACGTGGTAGTTTGCGGCGGCACCTGGCTGACACCGGCTGACGCTGTTGCACGCAAGGATTGGGCACATATCACCAAGCTGGCTAAAGAGGCGAGTGCTATTACTGCAGCAAAATAA
- the rfaE1 gene encoding D-glycero-beta-D-manno-heptose-7-phosphate kinase, with amino-acid sequence MQHQLLDTTKHFGNLEQHVLVIGDVMLDRYLIGDVSRISPEAPVPVVLLKTQHDRAGGAANVAANLALLGIKTHIVGCVGDDGEATILIDLIAKTGIDHQGMMHSQQRPTIAKTRILSGHQQMMRLDQESNASFTAAENTQLLEIIRQQLALKPAIVILSDYAKGLLGHDVCRQVISQCNALRIPVLVDPKGHDYSKYSHATALTPNKKEAAEACATTIHDPDLIDKAAALKDQLDLQFFVVTRGDEGISLIDRHVHLLPATAKQVFDVSGAGDTVIATLAAGLMHGLSPLESLQLANVAAGVVVGKVGTVPITRDDLIEALTSEQSSEQAHKVCDLPQLQQKVAAWRKNKQRIVFTNGCFDLLHAGHVTYLEAARKRGDRLILGLNTDRSVSALKGPTRPVVNENDRARVIAALESVDAVILFDEDTPLNLINALKPDVIAKGSDYTADQVVGGREVESWGGEIALIDLVAGRSTSNIIKKMNG; translated from the coding sequence ATGCAACATCAACTACTCGACACCACCAAACATTTCGGCAATCTTGAACAGCATGTACTGGTCATCGGTGACGTCATGCTGGATCGCTACCTGATCGGCGACGTCAGCCGCATTTCGCCTGAAGCACCCGTGCCGGTCGTATTGCTGAAAACGCAGCATGACCGAGCCGGCGGCGCAGCAAACGTGGCCGCCAACCTCGCGCTTTTAGGCATCAAGACGCATATCGTAGGCTGCGTGGGCGATGATGGCGAAGCCACCATACTGATTGACCTGATCGCAAAAACCGGGATTGACCACCAGGGCATGATGCACTCGCAGCAACGACCGACCATTGCAAAAACCCGTATTTTAAGCGGCCATCAGCAAATGATGCGGCTGGATCAGGAAAGCAATGCAAGCTTTACCGCCGCTGAAAATACACAATTACTCGAAATAATCCGGCAGCAGCTGGCACTGAAGCCGGCGATCGTGATCCTGTCGGATTACGCAAAAGGCTTGCTCGGCCATGACGTATGCCGCCAGGTCATTTCACAGTGCAATGCGCTGCGGATTCCAGTACTGGTTGACCCGAAAGGGCATGATTACAGCAAGTACAGTCACGCCACTGCGCTCACACCCAATAAGAAAGAGGCCGCAGAAGCCTGTGCCACCACCATCCATGATCCGGACCTGATTGATAAGGCCGCGGCGCTTAAGGACCAGCTCGACCTGCAGTTCTTTGTGGTCACCCGCGGTGATGAAGGCATCTCGCTGATAGACCGGCATGTACATCTGCTGCCGGCGACCGCCAAACAGGTATTCGATGTGTCCGGTGCCGGCGACACCGTCATTGCCACCCTTGCCGCCGGCCTGATGCATGGCCTGAGCCCGCTGGAAAGCCTGCAGCTCGCCAATGTGGCCGCCGGCGTAGTGGTTGGCAAAGTCGGCACTGTGCCGATTACGCGAGACGATCTGATCGAAGCCTTGACCAGTGAGCAGTCTTCGGAGCAGGCGCACAAGGTGTGCGACCTGCCCCAGCTCCAGCAAAAGGTAGCCGCCTGGCGAAAAAACAAGCAAAGGATCGTGTTCACCAACGGCTGTTTTGACCTGCTGCACGCAGGCCATGTCACCTATCTAGAAGCGGCAAGAAAACGCGGCGACCGCCTGATTCTGGGCTTGAACACGGATCGCTCGGTCAGTGCGCTGAAAGGCCCGACCCGCCCTGTCGTCAACGAAAACGACCGCGCCCGCGTCATCGCCGCGCTTGAATCCGTAGATGCCGTTATCCTGTTTGATGAAGACACCCCATTGAACCTGATCAATGCGCTAAAACCGGATGTGATCGCCAAAGGTAGCGATTACACGGCAGACCAGGTGGTGGGCGGCCGCGAAGTGGAATCCTGGGGCGGTGAAATTGCGCTGATCGACCTCGTTGCCGGACGCAGCACCAGCAACATCATCAAGAAAATGAACGGTTAA
- the rfaD gene encoding ADP-glyceromanno-heptose 6-epimerase, with product MIVITGGAGMIGSIIAWHLNTRLNRDDIVIVDRITHEEQWQNLAHRHYAHYLDKDQLMDWLQGRNDIEAIIHMGAISATTERDFNKLVTTNIQYSQNLWNWCADNKVPFFYASSAATYGDGSQGYDDASIDNLRPLNGYGYSKHFFDQWALRQVRNNLPVPPSWAGFKFFNVYGPNEYHKERMASVAFHTFRQFSETGTMKLFKGTRAGVEDGMQMRDFVYVKDAASVVSFFLESAAGNKPAPNGIYNIGTGKARSFKDLATAVMTGMAREPHITFIDMPQDLQGKYQYFTEATMSKLAGIGYRQPFHSLEDGVRDYVQNYLIKEDKYC from the coding sequence ATGATAGTGATTACCGGCGGCGCAGGCATGATAGGCTCTATCATCGCCTGGCATCTCAACACTAGGCTCAACCGTGACGATATCGTGATCGTTGACCGCATTACGCACGAAGAGCAATGGCAGAACCTTGCTCACCGTCATTACGCGCACTACCTGGACAAAGACCAACTGATGGACTGGCTGCAAGGGCGTAACGATATTGAAGCCATCATCCATATGGGCGCAATCAGCGCAACCACTGAACGTGACTTCAACAAACTGGTCACAACCAACATCCAGTATTCACAAAACCTGTGGAACTGGTGCGCGGACAACAAAGTACCGTTTTTCTATGCCAGCTCGGCCGCCACATACGGCGACGGCAGCCAGGGTTATGACGATGCCAGCATCGACAACCTGCGCCCGCTCAATGGGTACGGTTACTCAAAACACTTTTTTGACCAGTGGGCGCTGCGCCAGGTGCGCAACAACCTGCCTGTGCCGCCAAGCTGGGCGGGCTTCAAATTTTTCAATGTTTACGGCCCGAATGAATATCATAAAGAGCGCATGGCAAGTGTGGCGTTCCATACCTTCAGGCAGTTCAGCGAGACCGGCACCATGAAACTGTTCAAAGGCACCAGGGCCGGTGTGGAAGACGGCATGCAGATGCGTGATTTCGTTTATGTAAAAGATGCGGCATCCGTGGTCAGTTTCTTTCTCGAATCAGCGGCCGGCAATAAACCGGCACCGAACGGCATCTACAACATCGGTACCGGCAAAGCCCGCAGCTTCAAGGATCTGGCAACCGCAGTCATGACCGGCATGGCGCGTGAACCGCATATTACGTTCATTGATATGCCGCAGGACCTGCAAGGCAAGTACCAGTACTTTACAGAAGCCACCATGAGCAAGCTCGCGGGCATCGGCTACCGGCAGCCATTCCACAGCCTGGAAGACGGCGTGCGTGACTATGTGCAAAACTACCTGATCAAAGAGGATAAATACTGCTGA
- the waaF gene encoding lipopolysaccharide heptosyltransferase II, whose protein sequence is MPAKKILIIGPSWVGDMVLAHSLFQSLKAQHPDTVIDVAAPAWTLPLLARMPEVSQAIALPFKHGQLALLDRIRFGRSLRTSGYTQTILLVNSLKSAILPFAAGIARRTGFLGECRRGLLNDIRPLDKSRLPRTVDRFVALGMDHHTQALPQIANPKLVADHANALRVLEKHGMTQPAQKVLGLCPGAEYGEAKRWPAEYYAEVANKALNHGWQVWLFGSDKDIPVTATINDLVRGRCQDWGGKTNLGEAIDLMSLCDTVISNDSGLMHVAAALDKKLVAIYGSSDPHHTPPMHPAAVVEYLGLNCSPCFKRECPLGHLNCLKQITPAAVSSHLNIG, encoded by the coding sequence ATGCCGGCTAAAAAAATCCTGATTATCGGTCCTTCCTGGGTGGGCGACATGGTACTGGCGCACAGCCTGTTTCAATCGCTGAAAGCACAGCACCCGGACACCGTGATTGATGTTGCCGCACCGGCATGGACGCTGCCGCTACTGGCGCGCATGCCCGAAGTCAGCCAGGCGATTGCATTGCCCTTCAAACATGGCCAGCTGGCGCTGCTCGATCGCATCAGGTTTGGCCGCAGCCTGAGAACCAGTGGCTATACACAAACGATACTGCTCGTTAATTCACTGAAATCCGCCATCCTGCCATTCGCTGCAGGCATAGCCCGGCGCACCGGCTTCCTGGGTGAATGCCGCCGTGGTTTGCTGAATGATATCCGCCCGCTGGACAAATCCAGGCTGCCACGCACGGTTGATCGGTTTGTCGCGCTGGGCATGGATCACCACACGCAGGCATTGCCGCAGATTGCCAACCCGAAACTGGTCGCCGACCACGCTAATGCACTGCGCGTTCTGGAAAAACACGGCATGACACAGCCTGCACAGAAAGTACTTGGCTTATGCCCGGGGGCAGAATATGGCGAAGCCAAACGCTGGCCTGCCGAGTATTACGCAGAAGTGGCAAACAAGGCGCTCAATCATGGCTGGCAGGTCTGGCTGTTCGGTTCAGACAAAGACATCCCCGTCACCGCAACGATCAACGATCTAGTGCGCGGTCGCTGCCAGGACTGGGGCGGCAAGACCAATCTCGGTGAAGCCATCGATCTGATGTCGCTGTGCGATACGGTCATCAGTAACGATTCCGGCCTGATGCATGTGGCGGCGGCACTCGATAAAAAACTGGTCGCCATATACGGTTCCTCAGACCCTCACCATACGCCACCTATGCATCCGGCTGCAGTCGTGGAATACCTGGGCCTCAATTGCAGCCCCTGCTTCAAGCGCGAGTGCCCGTTAGGCCACCTGAACTGCCTGAAGCAGATCACGCCTGCCGCAGTCTCATCCCACCTGAATATTGGATAG
- a CDS encoding CgeB family protein, whose protein sequence is MNNKKLLILDGLSELALAQDFYRGCLQAQIDAEYCDLESLPRRRLYFVSKFIGKLKSIFSRRNAINFAKLARTDANAVKQVIMASSPTHILVFRYAYRFIKPQVLQSYARALNCKIYLYDTDSCNLFPDQNAFVYFIENELVIYDGIFSFSKVATDFFTKTRNLPATYFPYGSNPVARRHSRIQTQPIDVLFVGKASFRRIFLLEHIKDKVTIYGNRWHKNSPVISPELQGRIVNRTVWGDDLTDLMLQSKIILNITNSNFYSVETGLNLRVFEVLAAGGFLLTDHYEEVAGLFEIGKEIETYSSASELKEKIEYYLSHEEERMKIAAAGQKKFYALYTWEQRAKDFAAKIGIAAQP, encoded by the coding sequence ATGAATAATAAAAAACTGTTGATTCTTGATGGCTTGTCTGAACTGGCACTGGCACAGGATTTTTACCGGGGCTGCCTGCAGGCGCAGATTGATGCGGAGTATTGTGACCTGGAGTCACTGCCTAGAAGGAGGCTTTACTTTGTATCGAAGTTTATCGGTAAATTAAAAAGCATATTTTCACGGCGCAACGCCATTAATTTCGCAAAACTCGCCAGGACTGATGCGAATGCTGTCAAACAAGTCATCATGGCCAGTTCACCTACCCATATCCTGGTGTTCCGGTATGCCTATAGATTCATCAAACCGCAGGTGCTGCAAAGCTATGCCCGTGCTTTAAACTGCAAGATATATCTTTACGACACCGATAGCTGCAACCTTTTTCCGGACCAGAATGCGTTTGTTTATTTTATCGAAAATGAACTGGTGATCTATGACGGGATATTTTCGTTTTCAAAAGTAGCCACGGATTTCTTTACAAAAACAAGAAACCTGCCTGCAACTTATTTCCCTTACGGCAGCAACCCGGTTGCAAGGAGGCATAGCCGGATTCAAACTCAGCCTATCGATGTCCTGTTTGTGGGCAAGGCCAGTTTCAGGCGTATCTTCCTGCTTGAGCATATAAAAGATAAAGTTACCATATACGGCAATCGCTGGCATAAGAATTCCCCTGTGATTTCACCGGAATTGCAGGGGCGGATCGTCAACAGGACGGTATGGGGCGATGACCTGACGGATCTGATGTTACAGTCCAAAATCATTTTGAATATCACGAACAGCAATTTCTATTCCGTAGAAACCGGGCTGAACCTAAGGGTGTTCGAAGTGCTTGCTGCTGGCGGTTTCCTGCTTACCGATCATTATGAGGAGGTTGCCGGGCTATTTGAAATCGGCAAGGAAATCGAGACTTATTCATCGGCCAGTGAGTTGAAAGAGAAAATAGAGTACTACCTGAGCCATGAAGAAGAAAGAATGAAAATTGCGGCGGCAGGCCAGAAGAAATTTTATGCGCTATATACCTGGGAACAGCGTGCTAAGGATTTTGCTGCAAAAATAGGGATTGCAGCCCAGCCATAG
- a CDS encoding HAD family hydrolase — translation MRIDLTQYKTLVLDCDGVVLNSNKTKVNAYFEVAKRNGATDAQAQALVDHHVQKGSFPRNGKIEYYLREILKQEVTDEVMQQYMHTFDEILDKTLMDCEVSPGLQALREASQHSQWMLLSGGDQRELRTIFARRNLAHLFDAGIFGGPDTKDLVLAREKANGNLQLPALFIGDSKYDFEAATRAGLDFVFLSDWTEVADWQDFCQANKITVVGSLQELV, via the coding sequence TTGCGTATAGATTTAACACAATATAAAACTCTGGTGCTGGATTGTGATGGCGTTGTATTAAACAGCAACAAAACCAAGGTCAATGCTTATTTTGAAGTTGCCAAGCGCAATGGTGCAACCGATGCGCAGGCGCAGGCTTTGGTGGATCACCATGTACAGAAAGGCAGTTTTCCCCGCAACGGCAAGATTGAGTACTACCTCAGGGAAATACTCAAACAGGAAGTCACGGATGAAGTGATGCAGCAATATATGCACACCTTTGACGAGATTCTGGATAAGACGCTGATGGATTGTGAAGTGTCACCGGGCTTGCAGGCTTTGAGAGAGGCAAGTCAACACAGTCAATGGATGCTGCTGTCAGGCGGCGATCAGCGGGAGTTGCGCACGATTTTTGCCAGGCGCAACCTGGCGCATTTATTTGATGCCGGTATTTTTGGCGGACCGGATACTAAAGACCTGGTGCTGGCGCGTGAAAAAGCGAATGGCAACCTGCAGTTACCGGCTTTGTTCATTGGTGATAGCAAATATGATTTCGAAGCGGCAACACGCGCCGGCCTGGATTTTGTTTTCTTGAGCGACTGGACTGAAGTCGCAGACTGGCAGGACTTCTGCCAGGCCAATAAAATTACGGTAGTTGGAAGCTTACAGGAATTAGTATGA